A window of the Lactobacillus amylovorus DSM 20531 genome harbors these coding sequences:
- a CDS encoding NAD kinase — translation MKVTIAHNNYDKTLQTVAYLKKLLKEKGVIFDAKYPDVVISVGGDGTLINAFHRYENQVDSVRFVGVHTGHLGFYTDWRNYDVDKMVDALLLTDGEVAKYPLLEIKTLTESGETRYHLAVNESAVKRVSHTLEADVYINDELFENFRGDGLCVSTPTGSTAYSKSLGGAVIHPRLKALQMTEIASINNRVFRTLSAPIVIAPDQWITIVPNADHFVMTVDGARIDVRNAKKIEYRISHHSIQFDRFGHHHFWSRVQDAFIGDSKND, via the coding sequence ATGAAAGTAACAATTGCGCATAATAACTATGATAAGACGCTGCAAACAGTGGCCTATTTGAAAAAATTGCTTAAAGAAAAAGGCGTCATTTTTGATGCTAAATATCCGGATGTGGTAATTAGTGTTGGAGGAGACGGGACACTGATCAACGCTTTTCATCGTTATGAAAATCAAGTTGATTCTGTGCGCTTTGTTGGTGTTCACACAGGGCACCTAGGCTTTTATACTGATTGGCGTAATTATGATGTCGATAAAATGGTTGACGCATTGCTGTTAACTGATGGCGAAGTTGCTAAATATCCATTGCTTGAAATTAAGACGCTAACGGAATCTGGTGAAACGCGTTATCATCTAGCAGTCAATGAATCTGCCGTTAAAAGAGTATCGCATACGCTGGAAGCTGATGTTTATATCAACGATGAATTGTTTGAAAACTTCCGTGGTGACGGCCTCTGTGTTTCAACTCCTACAGGTTCGACTGCTTACAGCAAGTCGCTAGGTGGTGCGGTTATCCATCCTCGCTTAAAAGCACTGCAAATGACAGAAATTGCTTCAATCAACAACCGTGTGTTTAGAACATTGTCTGCTCCAATCGTGATTGCACCTGATCAATGGATTACAATTGTTCCTAACGCAGATCACTTTGTAATGACAGTAGACGGGGCCAGAATTGATGTTAGAAATGCCAAGAAGATTGAATATCGTATTTCACATCATTCAATTCAATTTGATCGTTTTGGTCACCATCATTTCTGGTCACGTGTACAAGACGCATTTATTGGAGACAGTAAAAATGACTAG
- a CDS encoding RluA family pseudouridine synthase, with protein MTSLFKLIVQERDPKKLGSFLLKKGFSHQALKHARYNNGLILVNHKRRYTSFRLKTNDEVIFVTGEEKKNDFLKPSNNPVEPVLETKNYIILNKPAGVLSIPSRYEDNDAIVNRLMGYFTCKGAKDLKPHVITRLDRDTSGLVLVGKNAVAHARFSKIGKERFIKKYHAIVHGNFESTELTGLIDEPIGKIDSGVKRGVIPDGKSAQTEYKVLKQVPGASLVELRLLTGRTHQIRVHMAYLGHPLYGDQLYGVKDSFSRQALNCFYLSFPDPVNSEKDKTVEISDPSDMQNLWQKLINKKF; from the coding sequence ATGACTAGTTTATTTAAACTAATTGTGCAAGAAAGAGACCCAAAAAAATTGGGCTCTTTTTTGTTAAAAAAAGGATTTTCACATCAAGCATTGAAACATGCTCGATACAATAATGGCTTAATTTTGGTCAATCATAAAAGACGATATACCAGCTTTCGCTTGAAAACGAATGATGAAGTGATTTTTGTGACTGGCGAAGAAAAGAAAAATGATTTTTTAAAGCCGTCTAATAATCCGGTAGAGCCAGTTTTAGAAACGAAGAATTATATTATTTTGAATAAACCAGCAGGTGTGTTGTCAATTCCATCACGCTATGAGGATAATGATGCCATCGTTAATCGTTTGATGGGCTATTTTACTTGCAAGGGAGCAAAAGATTTAAAGCCACACGTAATTACAAGGCTAGATCGTGATACGTCAGGTTTAGTGCTGGTCGGTAAAAATGCTGTAGCCCATGCCCGTTTTAGTAAGATTGGCAAAGAGCGATTTATCAAAAAATATCATGCGATTGTGCATGGCAACTTTGAATCTACTGAATTAACTGGTTTAATTGATGAACCAATTGGCAAAATCGATTCAGGTGTAAAACGAGGGGTAATTCCAGATGGTAAATCTGCTCAGACAGAGTACAAGGTGCTTAAACAAGTGCCGGGAGCTAGTCTAGTGGAATTGCGCTTATTAACTGGTAGAACGCATCAAATCCGTGTTCATATGGCCTATTTAGGTCATCCCCTTTATGGCGATCAATTATATGGAGTAAAGGATTCTTTTTCCCGTCAGGCTTTAAACTGTTTTTATTTAAGCTTTCCTGATCCTGTTAATAGCGAAAAAGATAAAACCGTTGAAATTTCTGATCCAAGTGATATGCAAAATCTCTGGCAAAAGCTAATTAATAAAAAATTCTAA
- a CDS encoding oleate hydratase: protein MYYSNGNYEAFADPKKPEGVDKKSAYIIGSGLAGLSAAVFLVRDAQMKGERIHVLEELPVAGGSLDGADRPNAGFVVRGGREMENHFECLWDMYRSIPSLEIPGASYLDEYYWLDKEDPNSSNCRLIYNRGDRLPSDGQYGLGKCANEIVKLIMTPEKELEGETIEEFFSDDFFKTNFWSYWSTMFAFEKWHSVAEMRRYAMRFIHHIDGLPDFTALKFNKYNQYESMVKPLLAYLKDHGVQFEYDCHVQNVEVDHEGNEKIAKKIIMTQNGKETEIPLTPDDIVFITNGSITESSTYGNQNTPAPITHAKGSSWKLWENLAKQDPEFGHPDVFCENIPERSWFVSATATLENKKLAPYFERLTKRSLYDGKVNTGGIITIVDSNWELSFTIHRQPHFKSQKPNQIVVWIYALYSDTEGNYIKKRVVDCTGKEIAEELLYHLGVPESQISEMASEENMNTVPVYMPYITSYFMPRHDGDRPAVVPDGSVNIAFIGNFAESPTRDTVFTTEYSVRTAMEAVYTLLNVDRGVPEVFDSIYDIRQLLHAMYYMSDKKKLVDQDMPLPEKLAVKTGMKKIKRTWVEELLKEANLI, encoded by the coding sequence ATGTATTATTCCAATGGTAATTATGAAGCCTTCGCAGATCCTAAAAAGCCTGAAGGTGTAGATAAAAAGTCTGCTTACATTATTGGTAGTGGATTGGCTGGTCTTTCTGCAGCAGTATTCTTAGTACGTGATGCCCAAATGAAGGGTGAACGTATTCATGTCTTAGAAGAACTTCCTGTAGCAGGGGGTTCGCTTGACGGTGCTGATCGTCCAAATGCCGGATTCGTTGTTCGTGGTGGACGTGAAATGGAAAACCACTTTGAATGTTTGTGGGATATGTATCGTTCAATTCCAAGTTTGGAAATTCCAGGTGCATCATACCTTGACGAATACTACTGGCTTGATAAAGAAGACCCTAACTCATCAAATTGTCGTTTGATTTACAACCGTGGTGATCGTTTACCAAGTGATGGTCAATATGGTTTGGGCAAATGCGCTAACGAAATTGTTAAATTGATCATGACCCCTGAAAAGGAACTTGAAGGAGAAACAATTGAAGAATTCTTCAGCGATGACTTCTTTAAGACTAACTTCTGGTCATACTGGTCAACTATGTTTGCCTTTGAAAAATGGCACTCAGTAGCTGAAATGCGTCGTTATGCAATGCGTTTTATCCACCACATTGATGGTTTGCCAGACTTCACTGCTTTGAAGTTCAATAAGTACAACCAATATGAATCAATGGTTAAACCACTTCTTGCTTATCTTAAAGATCATGGCGTTCAATTTGAATATGATTGCCATGTACAAAACGTCGAGGTAGATCACGAAGGCAATGAAAAGATTGCTAAGAAGATCATTATGACCCAAAACGGCAAGGAAACTGAAATTCCATTGACTCCAGATGACATTGTCTTCATTACCAATGGTTCAATTACTGAAAGTTCAACTTATGGTAACCAAAATACCCCAGCTCCAATTACTCACGCTAAGGGTAGTTCTTGGAAGTTATGGGAAAACTTGGCCAAACAAGATCCTGAATTTGGTCACCCAGATGTCTTCTGTGAAAACATTCCAGAACGTAGTTGGTTTGTTTCTGCGACGGCAACTTTGGAAAACAAGAAGCTTGCCCCATACTTTGAACGTTTGACTAAGCGTAGCTTGTACGATGGCAAGGTTAACACTGGTGGTATTATCACTATTGTTGACTCTAACTGGGAACTTAGCTTCACCATTCACCGTCAACCACACTTCAAGAGTCAAAAGCCAAACCAAATTGTTGTTTGGATCTACGCACTTTACTCAGACACTGAAGGTAACTATATCAAGAAGAGAGTTGTTGACTGTACTGGTAAGGAAATTGCAGAAGAGCTTTTGTACCACTTAGGTGTTCCAGAAAGTCAAATTAGTGAAATGGCTAGTGAAGAAAACATGAACACTGTTCCTGTTTACATGCCATACATCACTAGTTACTTCATGCCTCGTCATGATGGTGACCGTCCAGCTGTTGTTCCAGATGGTTCTGTAAACATTGCCTTCATTGGTAACTTCGCTGAATCACCAACCAGAGATACTGTCTTCACCACTGAATACTCAGTAAGAACTGCTATGGAAGCTGTCTACACACTTCTTAACGTTGATCGTGGTGTTCCAGAAGTATTTGACTCAATCTACGACATTCGTCAACTTCTTCATGCTATGTACTACATGTCAGACAAGAAGAAGTTGGTTGATCAAGACATGCCACTTCCTGAAAAATTAGCTGTGAAGACCGGGATGAAGAAGATCAAGAGAACTTGGGTTGAAGAATTACTCAAGGAAGCTAACTTGATTTAA
- a CDS encoding TVP38/TMEM64 family protein: protein MKRKIIRISLFILGGILGLLLLYKLYLSYLPELRLLTNFDHHNEELLVKMVRSHGIEDLAFLFVLNTICVAIPGLSNGIFCVLNGILYGPAFGFIINWISDILGQIILMELLRKLYDLRDISHSKIYKLLTTQKYPMIALMIGYLIPFIPSATVSYVNVMINKNQFKKQIIPIVIGVAPFAYIYAYGGDSILHLDSSRIIKAVIMFIVIALIAAVILLIMKSLKKHAKKA from the coding sequence GTGAAACGAAAAATTATTCGTATTAGTTTATTTATTTTAGGCGGCATATTAGGTTTGCTTCTTTTATATAAACTGTATTTAAGCTACCTGCCTGAATTAAGATTATTGACTAACTTTGATCACCACAATGAAGAGCTGCTAGTAAAAATGGTCCGTAGCCATGGTATTGAAGATCTAGCTTTTCTATTCGTTTTAAACACTATTTGCGTAGCCATTCCTGGTTTATCCAATGGTATCTTCTGTGTGTTAAACGGTATTTTGTACGGACCGGCATTTGGCTTTATTATTAATTGGATCAGTGATATCTTAGGTCAGATCATTCTGATGGAACTATTGCGGAAATTATATGATCTGAGAGACATCTCGCACAGCAAGATTTATAAATTGCTAACGACGCAAAAATATCCAATGATTGCTTTAATGATTGGTTATCTGATTCCATTCATCCCGAGTGCGACGGTTAGTTATGTCAATGTCATGATTAACAAAAACCAATTCAAGAAGCAAATCATTCCAATTGTCATTGGTGTTGCCCCATTTGCTTATATTTACGCCTACGGTGGCGACTCTATCCTGCACTTAGACAGCAGCCGTATCATCAAGGCCGTGATCATGTTTATCGTCATTGCCTTGATTGCCGCAGTAATTTTATTAATCATGAAAAGTCTTAAAAAGCACGCAAAAAAAGCTTGA
- a CDS encoding lactonase family protein: protein MKVLIGGYTKKTSKGIYELPFTGENNDARLGKAENIVSVGGPTYFQKDGDLIFAINNAGDKGGISVFKVNEGGSNEVDRYLTSGSSPAYVGINRDKKLLYTANYHTAVLSVFHYNDSGKLDLITTTTHKPESLGPRPEQADGPHPHFFDETPAGNLVCCDLGNDTVDFYRLENNELKHLAQYKNEAGFGDRHIVFSKDGNYFYVVGELSSKINVVKFNEDTWDFEDIATYKTIPDDFTDHNGAAAVYISNDGKYIYVSNRGHNSIVVFKVSDNHTLSLVQRVSTFGDFPRDFNWDESEKYLVAANQNSDNATLYLRNGGTGTLTLIQKDIEVPEGTRVLFTK from the coding sequence ATGAAGGTTTTAATCGGAGGATATACTAAAAAAACTTCAAAAGGAATTTACGAATTGCCCTTTACTGGTGAAAATAACGATGCTCGTTTAGGCAAGGCTGAAAACATTGTCAGCGTTGGCGGCCCTACTTATTTCCAAAAAGATGGCGATTTAATTTTTGCAATCAATAATGCCGGTGACAAGGGCGGCATTAGCGTTTTTAAAGTAAATGAAGGCGGCTCAAACGAAGTTGATCGCTACTTAACATCTGGCTCTTCACCAGCTTATGTAGGCATCAACCGTGATAAGAAATTGCTTTACACTGCTAACTACCACACCGCAGTTCTATCAGTATTTCATTATAATGACAGTGGCAAGCTTGACTTGATCACTACCACTACCCACAAGCCTGAAAGCTTAGGCCCTCGTCCAGAACAAGCAGATGGTCCTCACCCACACTTCTTCGACGAAACTCCTGCCGGCAATTTAGTTTGCTGCGACTTGGGCAATGATACCGTTGATTTTTATCGCCTTGAAAATAATGAATTAAAGCACTTGGCACAATACAAAAACGAAGCTGGTTTTGGCGATCGTCACATCGTCTTTTCTAAAGATGGCAACTACTTCTACGTTGTTGGTGAACTTTCCAGCAAGATTAATGTAGTTAAATTCAACGAAGACACCTGGGACTTCGAAGATATTGCTACTTACAAGACTATTCCAGACGACTTTACCGACCATAACGGTGCTGCTGCCGTTTACATCAGTAACGATGGCAAATACATTTATGTTTCTAACCGCGGCCACAACTCAATCGTCGTCTTCAAAGTAAGCGATAATCATACTTTGAGCTTAGTTCAACGCGTTTCAACTTTTGGCGACTTCCCACGTGACTTCAACTGGGACGAAAGCGAAAAATACCTGGTAGCCGCAAACCAAAATTCTGATAACGCAACTCTTTATTTGAGAAACGGCGGTACTGGAACTTTAACCCTTATTCAAAAAGATATCGAAGTGCCTGAAGGTACCCGCGTTTTATTCACTAAATAA
- a CDS encoding cation-translocating P-type ATPase has protein sequence MDEKKIRELYAQTDIKDVFDNLHSSADGLTSEEADRRLNKYGENTIKKAAAESEWKTFFKNFISTMAILLWISGLIAIISGTVELGIAIWLVNVINGLFSFWQERAAKKATDALNNMLPTYVDVIRDGKKIQIDSKKLVPGDVFVLQAGNSIPADARIISASSMQVDQSALNGESVPESKTTKYDPGEGSYAESNLVYSGTTVGAGTARAIAFATGMNTEFGRIASLTQKQTKTTSPLTAELNRLTKQISIIAITIGVIFLIAAIFFVKYPFAKAFILALGMIVAFIPEGLLPTVTLSLAQGVRRMAKKHALVKELNSVETLGETTVICSDKTGTLTQNQMTIHYIWTPSNEYHVTGNGYVNNGQIELNNKQLWYEENPDLHKLVQIAALDNDTSVQPAKDGGKPKILGTPTEASLIIMAEKAGFDKQKVLVKYPRLRELPFDSDRKRMSTIHRWNDTQYIIFTKGSYSDTIKQCDRIQVNGKVREMTDDDRLRSKKANADYASRGLRSMALAYRVIDRDVDINKMPIDEAENHLVFVGLTTMSDPPRPEIYDAVKRCHQAKIRIIMVTGDSKLTAKSVAVQIGLTSDKARVISGNELEKMSDDELRKALKGEVIFARVAPEQKYRIVKNCQANGEVVASTGDGVNDAPALKQADIGIAMGQTGTDVAKEAANMILTDDNFASIVAAIEEGRAVYSNIRKFLTYILTSNVPEAVPSVLFLFSAGLIPLPMTVMQILTVDLGTDMLPALGLGAEAADPDIMNQPPRKRSEHLLNKSVMIKSFCWYGLLSSLISTGAYFFVNWQNGWPTKALAASGSVYMRATTMVLGSIVFTQIANVLNCRTDKTSVFKKGLFSNKNIWYGIIFEICLFFVLTVTPGIRQLFNTTPLFASDWLFLFLLPIPLVLLEEARKWLMYHKKNN, from the coding sequence ATGGACGAAAAAAAGATCCGTGAACTATATGCTCAAACTGATATTAAAGACGTTTTTGACAATCTACATTCCTCTGCTGATGGTTTAACGTCAGAAGAAGCTGACAGGCGACTGAATAAATATGGTGAAAATACCATTAAAAAGGCTGCTGCAGAATCTGAATGGAAAACATTTTTTAAAAACTTTATTAGTACAATGGCAATTTTGCTTTGGATTTCAGGGCTGATTGCCATCATTTCAGGTACGGTTGAATTAGGTATTGCTATTTGGTTAGTTAATGTCATCAATGGTTTGTTTAGTTTTTGGCAGGAACGTGCTGCTAAGAAAGCCACAGATGCGCTGAATAACATGCTTCCAACTTATGTTGATGTGATTCGTGACGGTAAAAAAATACAGATTGATAGTAAAAAGCTGGTTCCGGGGGATGTGTTTGTCCTGCAGGCAGGTAATTCAATCCCAGCGGATGCCAGAATTATTTCGGCAAGTTCAATGCAAGTCGATCAAAGTGCATTGAATGGTGAATCAGTACCAGAATCCAAGACTACTAAATATGATCCTGGTGAAGGCAGTTATGCGGAAAGCAACTTGGTGTATTCAGGTACTACCGTTGGTGCCGGTACTGCACGAGCAATTGCCTTTGCGACAGGGATGAACACCGAGTTTGGTCGAATTGCTAGTTTAACACAAAAGCAAACTAAGACGACTAGTCCATTAACGGCTGAACTTAATCGTTTGACCAAGCAAATTTCAATTATTGCGATTACGATCGGTGTCATTTTCTTAATCGCGGCAATTTTCTTTGTTAAGTATCCTTTCGCTAAGGCTTTTATCCTTGCCTTAGGGATGATCGTTGCCTTTATTCCAGAAGGATTGTTGCCTACGGTAACGCTGAGTCTGGCTCAAGGAGTAAGAAGGATGGCCAAAAAACACGCTTTGGTCAAGGAGCTAAATTCCGTAGAAACCTTGGGTGAGACGACAGTTATTTGTTCAGATAAAACGGGTACGTTGACTCAAAATCAAATGACTATTCACTATATTTGGACACCAAGCAACGAATATCATGTAACAGGCAATGGCTATGTGAATAATGGGCAAATTGAACTAAACAATAAGCAATTGTGGTATGAAGAAAATCCAGATTTGCATAAATTAGTTCAAATTGCAGCTTTGGACAATGACACTTCTGTTCAACCCGCTAAAGATGGCGGCAAGCCAAAGATCTTGGGTACGCCAACAGAAGCTTCATTGATCATCATGGCTGAAAAAGCCGGTTTTGATAAGCAAAAAGTTTTGGTTAAATATCCACGTTTGCGTGAATTGCCATTTGATTCTGATCGTAAAAGAATGTCAACGATCCACCGCTGGAATGATACGCAATATATTATCTTTACTAAGGGTTCATACAGCGACACGATTAAGCAATGCGATCGTATCCAAGTTAATGGTAAAGTACGTGAGATGACTGATGATGATCGTCTGCGTTCTAAGAAAGCCAATGCGGATTATGCTTCTCGCGGTTTGCGTAGTATGGCTTTGGCCTATCGCGTAATTGATCGTGATGTTGATATTAATAAGATGCCAATTGATGAGGCAGAAAATCATTTGGTCTTTGTAGGTTTGACTACAATGAGTGACCCACCTCGCCCAGAAATTTATGATGCTGTTAAACGTTGTCACCAAGCTAAGATTAGAATCATTATGGTAACTGGTGACTCTAAGTTAACTGCTAAATCAGTTGCGGTTCAAATTGGTTTAACTTCAGATAAAGCTCGCGTTATTTCAGGAAACGAACTTGAAAAGATGAGCGATGATGAGTTGCGTAAGGCTCTGAAGGGCGAAGTAATTTTTGCCAGAGTAGCACCTGAACAAAAATACCGGATTGTTAAGAACTGTCAGGCTAATGGCGAAGTCGTTGCTTCAACTGGTGACGGGGTTAACGATGCACCAGCCTTGAAGCAAGCCGATATTGGTATTGCGATGGGCCAAACTGGTACGGACGTAGCTAAAGAAGCAGCTAATATGATTCTGACAGATGATAACTTTGCTTCAATCGTGGCTGCTATTGAAGAAGGTCGTGCTGTTTATAGCAATATTCGTAAGTTCTTGACTTACATTTTGACTTCAAATGTGCCAGAAGCTGTGCCATCAGTTTTGTTCTTGTTCTCAGCCGGTCTTATTCCTTTGCCAATGACAGTTATGCAAATTTTAACCGTTGACTTAGGTACCGATATGCTTCCTGCATTAGGATTAGGTGCTGAAGCTGCTGACCCAGATATTATGAATCAGCCGCCACGTAAGCGCAGCGAGCACCTGTTAAACAAGAGCGTAATGATTAAATCATTCTGCTGGTACGGTTTGTTATCAAGTCTGATTTCAACTGGAGCATACTTCTTTGTTAACTGGCAAAATGGTTGGCCAACCAAAGCTTTAGCGGCAAGTGGTTCAGTTTATATGCGTGCCACGACAATGGTTTTAGGTTCGATTGTCTTTACTCAGATTGCTAACGTTTTGAACTGTCGTACTGATAAGACTTCTGTCTTCAAGAAGGGCTTGTTTAGCAACAAGAACATCTGGTACGGTATTATCTTTGAAATCTGCTTGTTCTTTGTATTGACGGTAACACCAGGCATTCGTCAGTTGTTTAATACGACGCCATTATTCGCTTCAGATTGGCTATTCTTGTTCTTATTGCCAATCCCATTAGTACTTCTAGAAGAAGCAAGAAAATGGTTAATGTACCATAAGAAAAATAATTAA
- a CDS encoding PTS glucitol/sorbitol transporter subunit IIA, producing MKWISTIKKIGKKAVDNKDGMVILFSEGANKELEDVSVIQKFDESTPVSGFVFKKGDTITVDGQTYVANYVGPMVESNMKALGHATLFFNRPVSKAPLANAVYFDPDVAQPMPNFKVDDDIVYEHI from the coding sequence ATGAAGTGGATTTCAACTATTAAAAAGATTGGTAAAAAAGCTGTCGATAACAAAGATGGCATGGTAATTTTATTTAGCGAAGGTGCTAACAAGGAATTGGAAGACGTTTCAGTCATCCAAAAGTTTGATGAAAGCACCCCAGTTAGCGGCTTTGTTTTTAAGAAGGGCGACACCATTACTGTTGATGGTCAAACCTATGTAGCAAATTATGTAGGTCCAATGGTTGAAAGCAACATGAAGGCCTTGGGTCACGCTACTTTATTCTTTAACCGTCCAGTATCAAAGGCTCCATTGGCTAATGCTGTTTACTTTGATCCAGATGTTGCTCAACCAATGCCTAACTTTAAGGTAGACGATGACATTGTTTACGAGCACATTTGA
- a CDS encoding AI-2E family transporter, translating to MDYKRNHRGGTVFKKWFLNNRFSIVLLNILLFLLIIWVFNKISFVLNPAWVFFSAVLPPLLLAVIQYYIMNPLVDWLERKARVPRVLTIVVLFLFVIVVLIWIINILVPIVQNQINSLIKNWPHIWNDAVNATQNALNDPRLHPIRGSIKNMIDNTQKTLFKSGQSAINTTLGNISSAVSIITMVVMTLITAPFILFFMLKDGHQLRPYITKFAPEKWQPSFSKLLYDINYALASYIRGQITVAFWVGVMFAIGYSVVGLPYGTALAILAGFLNLIPYFGTPIALIPVIVIAIMTSGSMLVKVLVVFVIEQTIETRVLSPLVMGNKMAMHPVTTILLLIGASSVWGLWGVIFGIPIYAILKIIVSRVYNYYRRESEIFSETDAASLTTGDADKTTKNTAK from the coding sequence ATGGATTATAAACGAAATCATAGGGGCGGAACAGTATTTAAAAAATGGTTTTTAAATAACCGTTTTAGCATTGTTTTATTAAACATCTTATTGTTCTTGTTGATTATCTGGGTTTTCAACAAGATATCATTTGTCCTAAATCCAGCATGGGTTTTCTTTAGTGCGGTTTTGCCACCACTATTATTGGCGGTTATTCAGTACTATATTATGAATCCCTTGGTTGATTGGCTGGAGAGAAAGGCGAGGGTACCGAGAGTATTAACAATTGTTGTTCTGTTCTTATTCGTAATTGTTGTCCTGATTTGGATTATCAATATTTTGGTACCTATTGTTCAAAACCAGATCAATTCTTTGATTAAGAATTGGCCGCATATTTGGAATGATGCTGTTAATGCAACGCAGAATGCATTGAACGATCCGCGTTTGCATCCCATAAGAGGCAGCATTAAAAACATGATCGACAATACGCAGAAGACTTTATTTAAGTCAGGTCAAAGTGCAATTAACACTACTTTAGGCAATATTTCATCTGCCGTAAGTATTATTACGATGGTCGTGATGACTTTAATCACTGCACCGTTCATTTTGTTCTTCATGTTAAAAGACGGTCACCAGCTTCGTCCATACATTACAAAATTCGCACCAGAAAAATGGCAACCTAGTTTCAGCAAATTGCTTTATGACATCAACTATGCATTAGCATCATATATTCGTGGTCAGATTACTGTTGCCTTCTGGGTTGGCGTAATGTTTGCAATTGGTTATTCAGTTGTTGGCTTGCCTTATGGGACAGCACTAGCAATCTTAGCTGGTTTCTTAAACTTGATTCCATACTTTGGTACGCCAATTGCTTTGATTCCGGTAATCGTAATTGCGATCATGACTTCTGGCTCAATGCTGGTTAAAGTTTTAGTTGTCTTTGTAATTGAACAAACAATTGAAACAAGAGTTTTGAGTCCATTGGTGATGGGCAACAAGATGGCCATGCACCCTGTTACTACGATCTTGCTTTTGATCGGTGCAAGTTCCGTTTGGGGACTTTGGGGCGTAATTTTTGGAATTCCAATTTATGCAATCTTGAAGATTATTGTGTCTCGCGTGTACAATTATTATCGAAGAGAATCTGAAATTTTTAGCGAAACGGATGCTGCTTCTTTAACCACGGGGGATGCAGATAAAACAACGAAAAATACTGCTAAATAG
- a CDS encoding tRNA (cytidine(34)-2'-O)-methyltransferase, translated as MTNHVVLYEPLMPANTGNIARTCAGTNTVLDLIEPLGFQIDNKKMKRAGLDYWDKVEVHMHDDLNAFLKTLGPDDEMYLISKFSSKNYSQVDYTDKNKNYYFVFGKETTGLPETFMREYYDRNLRIPMSDNIRCYNLSNSVAMVLLEALRQQGFPNMETTHHYENDKLKDDYDRPERYERNLGENK; from the coding sequence ATGACAAATCACGTAGTTTTATATGAACCATTAATGCCAGCAAATACTGGTAATATTGCACGTACCTGTGCTGGTACAAACACTGTCTTAGATTTGATTGAACCATTAGGCTTTCAAATTGATAATAAAAAGATGAAGCGTGCAGGGCTAGACTATTGGGATAAAGTTGAAGTGCATATGCACGATGACTTAAATGCATTTTTAAAGACATTGGGTCCAGACGATGAAATGTATCTTATTTCTAAGTTCTCATCAAAGAATTATTCTCAAGTGGATTACACTGATAAGAATAAGAATTATTACTTTGTTTTTGGTAAGGAAACTACTGGTTTACCTGAGACATTTATGCGTGAATATTACGACCGCAATTTAAGAATTCCAATGTCTGATAATATTCGCTGCTATAATTTATCCAATTCAGTGGCCATGGTTTTGCTTGAAGCACTTCGTCAACAAGGCTTTCCAAACATGGAAACAACCCACCACTATGAGAATGATAAGTTAAAAGACGATTATGACCGTCCAGAAAGATATGAACGTAATTTAGGAGAAAATAAATAA
- a CDS encoding DUF1149 family protein, with amino-acid sequence MDFEKQTPVTVQSFHYDLTDENAKAKSEVNPGIRKLDVSGDDEHSEENGSYYDVAVFFDVIPEPVEFEVSGAIHQIVQIKDYHGDGSDIGNADWQLLSRPLVEYIETLTYEVTQVTFDKPVNLNFKANF; translated from the coding sequence ATGGATTTTGAAAAACAAACACCCGTAACAGTACAATCATTTCACTATGATTTAACTGACGAAAATGCCAAAGCTAAGAGTGAAGTTAACCCAGGAATCAGAAAATTAGACGTCAGTGGTGATGATGAACACTCAGAAGAAAATGGTAGCTACTACGATGTTGCTGTCTTCTTTGACGTAATTCCTGAACCAGTTGAATTCGAAGTAAGCGGAGCAATTCACCAAATTGTTCAAATTAAGGATTATCACGGTGATGGTTCTGATATTGGTAACGCTGACTGGCAATTACTTAGCAGACCGCTAGTTGAATATATTGAAACTTTGACTTACGAAGTTACGCAAGTTACATTCGATAAACCTGTCAACTTGAACTTCAAGGCCAACTTTTAG